In the Planktothrix serta PCC 8927 genome, one interval contains:
- a CDS encoding tetratricopeptide repeat protein produces MVDKRRGFIGVVLVLAVIAFVGFSMGPLISGIVENNQSKRQPAPTPTQSAQTSQQSDLQAQARGYELVLQREPDNETALKGLLQAKLELIRFKQAEIKDVIEPLEKLAKKHPEDTRYSVLLAQAKAYTGDQEGAAQTYRTVLASKPGDIQALQGLVNLFLEQKRPEAAIGLLQDTLKSAANANQTVPGTIDEMSVQLILGQVYAEDKRYEEAMAIYDEAIKNNDQDFRPVYAKALILKQQGNSEEAEALFAQAVDLAPAVYKDQIQKQAGGSIAPAKSGEPVSPNNTQTESAPATELPKPQPSTPESSN; encoded by the coding sequence ATGGTAGATAAACGTCGTGGATTTATTGGTGTGGTGTTGGTGTTAGCTGTAATCGCCTTTGTGGGATTTTCTATGGGGCCACTGATTAGTGGGATTGTGGAAAACAATCAGTCGAAACGACAACCCGCTCCAACACCGACGCAATCGGCTCAAACAAGTCAGCAATCGGATTTACAAGCTCAAGCTCGCGGTTATGAGTTGGTGTTGCAGCGAGAACCCGATAATGAAACCGCCTTGAAGGGTTTATTGCAAGCTAAGTTAGAACTGATTCGGTTTAAACAAGCCGAGATTAAGGATGTGATCGAACCCTTAGAGAAACTGGCGAAAAAACATCCTGAAGATACGCGCTACAGTGTGCTGTTGGCACAAGCGAAAGCGTATACCGGAGATCAAGAGGGAGCAGCCCAAACCTATCGCACGGTTTTAGCGAGTAAACCGGGAGATATTCAAGCGTTACAAGGTTTAGTGAATCTCTTTTTAGAACAAAAACGTCCTGAAGCAGCAATTGGATTATTACAGGATACGCTCAAATCGGCTGCGAATGCCAATCAAACCGTACCGGGTACGATTGATGAAATGTCAGTGCAGTTGATTTTAGGTCAAGTTTACGCCGAAGACAAACGTTATGAGGAAGCGATGGCGATTTACGATGAAGCCATTAAAAATAACGACCAAGATTTTCGCCCTGTTTATGCAAAAGCTTTGATTCTCAAACAACAAGGGAATTCAGAAGAAGCTGAAGCTTTATTTGCTCAAGCTGTTGATTTAGCTCCGGCGGTTTATAAAGATCAAATTCAAAAACAAGCAGGTGGTAGTATTGCTCCGGCTAAGTCGGGTGAACCTGTTTCTCCGAATAATACCCAAACAGAATCCGCACCCGCGACAGAGCTTCCTAAACCTCAGCCATCTACTCCAGAATCGAGTAACTAA
- a CDS encoding VOC family protein — protein sequence MNLKRLGHVAICVNDIDSSAVFYQNLGMNLVWKDADWAYLKAGEDGLALLSPGYDQAGPHFGFVFSDRSEMESAYQALKAQGVPVSDLHEHRDGTASFYGRDPDGNGFEYLYEPST from the coding sequence ATGAACCTGAAGCGTTTAGGCCATGTTGCCATTTGTGTGAATGATATTGACTCATCAGCAGTGTTTTATCAAAACTTAGGCATGAACTTGGTCTGGAAGGATGCGGACTGGGCGTATTTAAAAGCGGGTGAGGATGGATTGGCTTTACTGAGTCCGGGTTACGATCAAGCTGGCCCCCATTTTGGTTTTGTTTTTAGCGATCGCAGCGAGATGGAAAGCGCCTATCAAGCCTTAAAAGCTCAAGGTGTTCCCGTGAGTGACCTTCATGAACATCGGGATGGTACGGCTTCTTTTTATGGTCGTGATCCTGACGGAAATGGCTTTGAATATCTGTATGAACCCAGTACCTGA